The following DNA comes from Miscanthus floridulus cultivar M001 chromosome 5, ASM1932011v1, whole genome shotgun sequence.
CGAGCGAAACCACAAAACTCCAAATTTCTCCCTTTACTAATAAGAATAGTTTTAAAAAAACTTGTGGGCTTTGATTGCTTAAGATGTGTGTCAAAGGATGCCAAGACAAAAATTGGCTGCTTCGACCAAAATTTGTCTTCATTTGGCTGGgtgtcaaattttggtttgataTTCCTCCCATTTGGCCAAACTTGACTGAAACCATGGTCACcaatatacagcctgttcgtttcgtcgtaaacgattgttgattatttactgttggctggtttggtgtgagagaaaaatactatttcagttTATAATTCaggatcgtatacgagcaagcgaacatgctgctGGTGACCAAAATTTGCTAGTGTTAAATGTTCATTTTGCTAGTGCCATGGCCCGTTTGAGTGAAACCAGCTTTAAAGCAAAATGTTGGCAGGAGCGTCGGCGTTCCATGCACAGTAGCAACTCTGTTCCAGGCAGACTTGTCTCGTAAGACATTCtggtcgtatttgacttataagttaacgaatattatttttttctcaatTTAAACCAgttaatagtactttcagccatggtttaTAAGCTAAACCGGTCCAAATGAACCTGGCGATTTTTTTAGAGTGAGGCATAGCAACAGTCTTACCATAATAAGGGCAAAGTCTCACCAAGACATCGATTCCAGGCGTTCATTTTCGAGCCCCCGAGGCGAGATCGATGTGCTTGGCAGTTGCGAACCAAACAGCCCCTTCTCCTCACACAAGCTGTGACCACTCATACACTCGCATTAGCTGATCCTCTTCTCGTCGCTCTGCACACATGGACGCGAGCCAGGGCGTCCTCCTGTCCAGCTCCCTGGTCGGCGGCGCCAAGGGCTCGGCGTCATGGCCGGAGCTGCTCGGGTCCGCGCACTGGGAGGGCCTCCTGGACCCTCTCGACCTCACGCTCCGCCGCCTCATCCTGCTCTGCGGCGACCTCTGCCAGGTCACCTACGACTCCTTCAACTCCGACTCCCACTCCAAGTACTGCGGCAGCTGCCGCTACTCCAGGTCCACGCTCTTCGCCCGCACGCTGTTCCCGGCCGCCGCCGACATCACCCCGGCGGCGTACATCTACGGGACCTCCCAGGCGTCGCTCCCGGGCGGCATCATGGTGTTCTCGCTCTCCCGCGAGGCGTGGAGCAAGGAGTCCAACTGGATCGGCTACGTCTCCGTGTCCACGGaagccgccgcggccgccacggGCCAGCGCGTCATCTACGTGGCGTGGCGCGGCACCATCCGGACGCTGGAGTGGGTCGACGTGCTCAAGCCGGAGCTCGTCTCCCCCGACGCCATCCTGCCGGAGGGGGACCCGGCCCGGGGCCACGCTCGCGTGATGAAGGGGTGGTACCTCATCTACACCTCCAGTGACGAGCGGTCGCCCTTCTCCAAGTACAGCGCGCGGGAGCAGCTGCTCGCCGCGGTGCGCGAGCTGGTGGCCCGGTACAAGGACGAGAGCCTCAGCATCGTGTGCACCGGACACAGCCTCGGCGCATCGCTGGCCACGCTCTGCGCGTTCGACATCGCGGTGAACGGCGTGTCCAGGGTCGGCGGCGCCGACATCCCCGTCACGGCCATCATGTTCGGGAGCCCGCAGATCGGGAACCCGGAGTTCAAGAAGAGGTTCGAGGAGCTGCCAAACCTGCGGGCGCTGCACGTCAGGAACACGCCCGACTTGATCCCGCTGTACCCGAGCGGGCTCCTGGGCTACGCCAACGTCGGCGACGTCCTGGCCGTGGACTCTAAGAAGTCACCGTACGTGAAGGACGACTCCACCAACCTCGGGGACTACCACAACCTGCAGGGCATCCTGCACACGGTGGCGGGCTGGAACGGGAAGGACGGCGAGTTCAAGCTGCAGGTGCACCGCAGCGTGGCGCTGGTGAACAAGTCGTCCGCGTTCCTCAACGACGACAACCTCGTGCCGGAGTCGTGGTGGGTGGAGCGGAACAAGGGGATGGTCATCGGAGAAACCGGCCTGTGGCAGCTCGAACCGCCTGCCGAGGAGAACCTGCCCGTACCGCCGGTCGTGCCCGGGGAGGTCATCGATGACGATGACtctgtcgctgctgctgctgccaccacAACCACTACCACGGCTAGTAAGGAGACAAAGACACCGGAGAAGGATAAGAAGGGGCGTGGGACCAAGCTTTTCTCTGCATGCTTTAGAGGGGTCAACCAGTCTGTTCATAATTGAATGGTTCAATGTTTGGAGGACATTTTGCTACTGTTCTATTGGTTTGTGTTTTTTTTAATATTGTTTTGTGAATTGTTAGCAAAGCGCAGCGATGATCATGGTGTAATATGATACTAGTGCTTAATCCTCTGACATAGTGTTAAATGTTACTGCTCCGTGTTTGTActctaggccctgttcgcttatcttataaacCATACTTTTTCAGCGAAGAAACGTTATTTATCTCTCAAAGCAAATCTGTCAACGGTACTTTTCAGCCAAATGACTGATTGTGTAGTTTGTGATGAAATAATGCAGGGTGGTCTCAGCCGTTTCCTGATGCTAATCACGTACATACCCTTGCAAAAACGGATGCATTTCGCAGACCAGTGGATTTGCCAGAGCTAGCTATTCTTCTCGTGATTCTATCCGGTTTGCTTTCGCGATTCTTCGAATGTGAAGAGAACATTTGGATGAGGGCATGCTCGTCCCTCGAtctggcacaagcacaagataggCCCCTGGTAAACTCACTCACTCGGCCCAGCTTATCACCAACGGCCCGTTGTTCGCGGGCCGTATCTTGATGGACCACGCACGCTCCCACAAAATTGACTAGACATCTAGGCCCGTGCTCAGTACTCGGCAGAATCGGCAGCGATGAACAGTGGGCCGCGCGACTGACAATAATCGCCCAGCAAAGAGAGGCAAGGCCACTTTTAACTTGATAAGTGTttgtgaaaaaaaaagaaaaacttgATAAGTGACAGCCTATCAGCAGCAGCCACGAGCAAGGATGGAGCCGACACTGACACCACCAATGGATATTTGCCTGCTTTGGGTTTGCCAAATGCTTAAGAATTAAGATAAGATCCGTTTGTTCAAATACGATACGAGTACGTGACAGACAATTGGTAAACCGTAAGATCCATTCGTTCAAAGTAGGATACGAGTATATTGGTAAACCATAAGATCCGTTGCCCTTGCGTTTGTTGTGGTTATCACTTACTGCACAGATTATTTTTCATTTTTCAGCACCTATGGTTCTCTACGCTTGAACGTCCTTGGCCTTGTTATATAGCAATATAAATAAATGTCGCCATATGGCCAGCTAAATTGAAGCAGTACATGGTTGCAACTTGATTTCAGACTTCATGTTATTGCTGCATAGTACAACATTGACAGCTAAAGAATCAATGGACTTTGCTATTCTTTCATGGTTTCTTTCTTTTGAGGTAATAAATGGGTTGAAAGCGGTGACATTTTCCCCACAACTTTCGGTTTTCAAATAAACATGGCATACTCTACATTACCCTCTTTTCAAATTCGCACAAGTTTTTTGAGAAACGTATCTTCCTTCAAGCTTCAACACTATTTCTTATTGGACACTACTTAATACTAGTCTATTAAGCGTTTTGATTAGGGAGCTTAATAAGAGCTAGTAACTGTAGTTTACTAGGAAATCCATCCTACATTTTTATTTTATGTATAGATTTTTAAACGAGCTATCCacagtttttttatttttataatgaGACACCCACATAATTCGGAGTGGAAAATCGCTTGGCAGTATTAATATTTATCCTATCCATAATCAATTATAGTAATATTCGGTGCACGGTGCACCAAACATGAGATGCCTCCAACTCCAAGGCTACATTGAGCTATGACAGCTAAAGTTGTCTTTTTTTTGGGAAAGATAGCACTAGACATTGAACTGGAATTAAAATGCC
Coding sequences within:
- the LOC136452815 gene encoding phospholipase A1-II 5-like, which encodes MDASQGVLLSSSLVGGAKGSASWPELLGSAHWEGLLDPLDLTLRRLILLCGDLCQVTYDSFNSDSHSKYCGSCRYSRSTLFARTLFPAAADITPAAYIYGTSQASLPGGIMVFSLSREAWSKESNWIGYVSVSTEAAAAATGQRVIYVAWRGTIRTLEWVDVLKPELVSPDAILPEGDPARGHARVMKGWYLIYTSSDERSPFSKYSAREQLLAAVRELVARYKDESLSIVCTGHSLGASLATLCAFDIAVNGVSRVGGADIPVTAIMFGSPQIGNPEFKKRFEELPNLRALHVRNTPDLIPLYPSGLLGYANVGDVLAVDSKKSPYVKDDSTNLGDYHNLQGILHTVAGWNGKDGEFKLQVHRSVALVNKSSAFLNDDNLVPESWWVERNKGMVIGETGLWQLEPPAEENLPVPPVVPGEVIDDDDSVAAAAATTTTTTASKETKTPEKDKKGRGTKLFSACFRGVNQSVHN